The Candidatus Methanomethylicota archaeon DNA segment GCGATATAGAGGCTCTTAGGGGGGAGTTTAGGGAGGATATTGGGAGGCTTGATGGGAGGATCAATGCCCTTGAGCAGAGGGTTGGTGCTCTCGAGCAGAGGGTTGCTAGGTTGGAGGGGTCTATAAACCTATTCATGAAGCTATTTGTAGCATTCAACTTGCCACTACTCGTGAGCGTAGTAGCCGCATTGGTAACACTACTACTTAGAGCACCGTAACGCGTAAATTATAGTGATGTGCAGTATAAAGGTTGCTGATAAAACTTACAGCTTTAATCTATGCAGAATAATGGATGTATATGAGTGGGAAGAGTAGGAGGGTTATATTGAAGATCGTTATACGTGGAAAGACATATACATTTGATTTAAGCTATCTAGGGGAGAATTGGGGGTGCACCATTCATAATCACATTCATGATCATACTAATGATATGCGCATATCTACTGGCATGTGGAAATGGGTTTGCAGTCTACACATAATACTGAAATGAAGCCCACAATAATAGCTTGTATACCAGCATATAATGAGGAGAGGACGATAGCTAGAGTTGTAATTGAAGTGGAGAGGTATGTTGATAGGGTTATAGTGTGTGATGATGGATCAACAGACCTAACTGGAGAAATTGCTGGGAGGCTTGGAGCTGAAGTAATAAGGCATGAGAGGAATATGGGTTATGGTGCCGCCCTACACACATTATTTAAGAGGGCTAGGGAGATCGATCCGGATGTTATGGTTGTTTTGGATGCTGATCTACAGCATAATCCTAATGATGTTCCAAGGGTTGTTGAGCCTATACTTAGGGGGGAGGGGGATATAGTTATTGGTTCAAGATTCCTTGCTGGGGGGAGTGTTGAAGCTCCAAGGTATAGGGTTGGTGGAATTAAGTTGATAACGAAATTGGCGAAGAAGGCTTCATATAGGGATGT contains these protein-coding regions:
- a CDS encoding glycosyltransferase family 2 protein → MGLQSTHNTEMKPTIIACIPAYNEERTIARVVIEVERYVDRVIVCDDGSTDLTGEIAGRLGAEVIRHERNMGYGAALHTLFKRAREIDPDVMVVLDADLQHNPNDVPRVVEPILRGEGDIVIGSRFLAGGSVEAPRYRVGGIKLITKLAKKASYRDV